The Prionailurus bengalensis isolate Pbe53 chromosome F2, Fcat_Pben_1.1_paternal_pri, whole genome shotgun sequence genomic interval taatccattttgacttgtCTGCCTCCTAAGGAGGCCGTGGGCTTTGATTCATCAGTTACAGTCAGCCTTTCTCTCTCTAGTGATTCTTTCCTCATGGTCCAAGAACACATGCACGCTTCTCACACATTAAAAATGTAGCCAACATCAACACTCTTCGCCCTCCTCAACCTCCCATCTTCCGTCATCTTATCTTAGCTAAGGGAGCTTCTCAAAGGAAATGACTTCATACACAGCACCCGTTACTTTCCACTCTTTGAAAGAAGAGATAGAATTTTTTTGATAGAATtatctttgcctttatttttaatgaaatttattgtcaaattggtttccatacaacacccagtgctcatcccaacagttgccctcctcaatgcccaccatcCACTTCCCCTTCCctaccaccccccatcaaccctcagtttattcttttttaagagtctcttatggtttgcctaaggttttttttttttttccttcccctcccccatggtcttctgttaagttttcagGATTTACCTAAGactgaaaccatatggtatctgtctttctccgtatgacttatttcacttagcataacaccctccagttccatccacgttgctacaaaaggccatatttcattctctctcattgccatatagtattccattgtatatataaaccacaatttctttatccattcatcagttgatggacatttaggctttttccacaatttggttattgttgagagtgctgctataaacgttggggtacaagtgcccctatgcatcagcactcctgtatcccttgggtaaattttagcagtgctattgctgggtcatagggtagatctagttttaattttttgaggaacctccacactgttttccagagtggctgcaccagtttgcattctcaccaaaagtgcaagagttCCCGTTTCTCAGAAACCCCCTCTTCCTTAATTCTCTGCATTCCTTGTGTCTGACCCTTCAGTCCTTCATTCCTCGAAAGCTGCTGAAGTTCCATTCATTAGTTGGGGTTGAGAGGAGTCCCTTTGTGCCCCTCATATTCCTTGCCATTTCTGGTCCCACAGGGGTTGCCAGTGAGCATTGGATCTGGCCCGTGGAGTATTCTCCAAGCCAGAGTATTTTCCCTCaagtttgcttttgctttaacATTATTCTGTATCTTCTCATTGTCTCGAATAAATAGACTCCAGCTCTGGAAGAGTTTATATCTGCTTTGCTCTATATTGATTGTTTTTTTGCAGGCATCAATAAcctcttttgttatttttgctaaTTAGTCAAAGCTTCTTGACCATGATAAtgtcaaatatttgaagaaaattctCGATGAATTGGAGAAAGTCTTGGATCAGGTTGAAACTGAGttgcaaagaagaaatgaagaaactccAGGTAGGTtctcatttgtgggttttttttttttcctcttttgctggACACCAGGCTATTTATgggaatatttttagattttgcCAAAAACATCCTGtaatctgtttttattatttttattcacgGGCAGTTTAAATTATCATGGCAACAATAATACTGAACTCAGCAAAACCCAGGCAACTCATGGTATCCCAGTCTGTGTATATGTGAAATGTGATTGGTGGAGGATTTTTCCGTACAATTTGAAGTTATAGCTGGGAGATTCCTACTTTTGTAGGAATTACAAATTACACATTTGTAATTACAGTAGTTCATTTGGTTGAATAACCTGAGTAGTTGCTTGAATGGTCCCTCTAGTTTTTTTTCTGGGCAGGGACAGTACTTCCAATCTGGAGTATAAAACAGGTCCTGGCCTGTGTATATCTGCAGGTTGGCTGGTGAGCATCCGTGCATTGTACTTTGGGGCTTAAGTGCATCACCAAGCCATTGCCCAGGTACATGCACATGGACCATTTGTGCCATTCTAATTGGCAACAAAGTTGAAGACCATGTTATGTGAAAGTTGCTTCCCAATACGAACTTCTGCCTTATATAAGTAACTAGGAGCCGCAGTCACTTGAGTGACATTTCAGGCCCAATTTTATGGGTGTTTCTAAAGCTTATCTGCTGTTTTCCTAAACCAGGAAGAAAGATCTGTTGACTCCTCTGGGTTGGAGGCTCTCACTTCCTCAGAatccttttgaaaatgaaaggctTTGAGCTCAAATGGCTCTAGTTTGACCCAGGGATGTAGGTGACTGACAGATATCAAGCAAATTTCCCTTAGCTTGGGATACATTGGCATGGGCTTTGTTTTAGGATACAATTACTTGCTGAGCTTGATTCTCAAGAAAACATACCATGGCCTTCATCGTTTGCTGTACTCACACTCGCCCTCAAGACCGAGATAAAAGATGCCAGCCAGAGTCTCTTTGTACAGCACTTGCCCCTAactctctgtgtccctttctctgaTTAGAAGAGGGCCGCCAGCCTTGGCTCTGCGGAGAATCCTTCACCCTGGCAGACGTTTCACTCGCTGTCACATTGCATCGGCTGAAGTTCCTGGGGTTTGCGAGGAGAAACTGGGGAAATGGAAAGCGACCAAACTTGGAAACCTATTACGAACGTGTcttgaagagaaaaacatttaacaagGTTTTAGGACATGTCAACAATATATTAATCTCTGCAGTGCTGCCAACAGCGTTCCGGGTGGCCAAGAAAAGGGCCCCAAAAGTTCTTGGCACCACCCTTGTGGTTGGTTTGCTCGCAGGAATGGGATATTTTGCTTTTATGCTTTTCAGAAAGAGACTTGGCAGCATGATATTAGCACTTAGACCCAGACCAAATTATTTCTAGACTTGTAGGGATCTCATGGTGGCAACTCATCCAGCTATTCAACTAGACCCTTGTCCACTCTTCCAGGCCCAGTGGAGAATGACCCTGGGCAATTAGTAAAAAGCATAATTTACTTTACTCTTTGGATAGTTTATGTGGGGAGAGGAGATAATGAAAGTGTTTTTGTGGGCTGGTAACTTTGAGGTCACTTGTTTGAAAACCTGAACTAATCCATCCTTAAAATGTGCAAGGTCAAGATAATGTAAATGTGACAGAGAATCAGACCTTCAACTCAAAATGTCAGTTCAAGTTCTGAATTATTTTGGGGGAGAAGGTTCTTACTATAAGCAGACAGTAATAGCCTGTGATTGCCCATAGCTGTTCATTTGAGACTATCTGGATGTGCTGAGTGTTGAGTCGTTAGCAACATTTTCCTGGAAATTCAGAGGTCACCTTTGTTTTAAACCAGTTCAGATAGTGGCAGGGGCACAGCAGCACGTCATATGATCACTGTTAGCTTCAGGCAGAAATAAGTAACACAAAGGGAGCAGGGAGAAGGACAAGAGGGAAAATGAAGTCTGTATAGTGAAGAGCGGTAGAAGGCAACTGCCAGGTGCCTCCAACACAATTCATGGCTGCCTGTCCCCTTAGTAAACATTACATTTGACTACTTGTGGCCATTGCTCACATATCTTCCTGTAATTGAGAAACTTGGGAAGAGACTAGGGAGTTACTGGGGGAGTGGACTGGAGAAAACCCTGGGCTTTACACTCAGAGCTCCTCATCTGACCTTagtattaattttaaatgcatatgcaTCACactcattattttaataagattAACCGCTTGTGTACTTGGGTGTGAAATGCCTACTGGAACATTTCTGCTTAGCATTTACATGATATAAAAtggctcctttcttttcctcatagTTCCCTAATTGGATGCTGCCTGAGAAATATCACTCCTATGAACCGTTTTCTCTAGTCACTGGGGGTCCTGGCTTCTACAGCCTCTTTTAGCACACAAGTGGGAGTCAGGTGAAGGTCTCTGCTAATCCCTAGCATGGCACGTGGCTAGGTAGTAGGTGTTTGAATGATCTGGGAGCACTAAATATGCTTATTCTGATTTTGAAGAAGCTGGTGTGTTAAAAAACTGTTGTCTAGGCCTTGCATCTGTTTATTGTTATTAGCAGGGCCTTAAAaggttaaagagaaagaaaaagttagagagaaagagaaaagtgtaGTCTTAGCCCATTAGGggaaatgaaataagccaatagTAATGTCCACTTGTATTCTTCATGTGTGTCTAGGCATTTCAGGGGTACCTCAGTCCATCTGGAAGGGATAATCCCAGTGTGTCCCATGAACAACtatggaatcatacagtttgtGCTTAGGAAAAATTTTTCATGGTGACAGCAAGATACAGTTTCCCTGGCATTGCCCTGAAAGGAATTGGGGGGATAGTTTTAGGTCTCTGGCAGGAAGTATGTATAGAGAATGATGAGCTAAGGttcaagaaaataacaaaagcttGGATTGCCTCAGGCTGGCTCTGCAAAATAGCCAAAGAATGTACTGACTTTTTTTATTAATAGGAAACAGTCAAACTTAGGAAACAATGACTTTTGATGGTAAAATGAGTCTATAATTCCATTTCATGAATCAGTTGTTTTTAGAAAATCTTGAGGAAATGGATGTTCCTTGTTTGCAAAAATTGATAACATCTCAGTGTAAACTTAATCCAATAATAACGAACAGACTGGCGGCTTTTAGAATGTCTTAATTTTGCCCCTCCTGTGCACTGTCATATAGAGTAGTTGGATTTGTTTGTTGCTGGGACATTCCAATCCCTATGTTCATAAAAGAGCCACAAAACTGATTATTCAGTAGTTTATAGTGTTTCAGAGATCTTTATATCACTCTGCGAGAAGCAAGAATTCAGACATGAAGAAGACAAAGTTGGATTTTTACAAAAATCTACAAAGGGTATTTATCTATGTAAAAGTTGTTGATCAAGAATAAAGATTAGAAGCCCAGTGCTGGCTTTTCCTTAAATTTACTGAATCAGAGAAAGTCTACTGGGAAGTATAATTTTCTGATACGGTTTCATTGGAAATATGCTTGTGTCAATATTAAAGATGATGCATCATGGTGATTTCACTTGTTTCATGCATACCCATGGGTTTAGACTTATAAAATGTTAGGGGACATAATGACCACTAGATGCCACTGTTCACATAGTAGTCTGAGGTCGGGCATTCTTTAGGTTCAGCAAACCTAAAATTGCTCAAGTGAAGATAAACATTAATGACCTTAGTTTCTGAAATGAGGGCATCTTCATCAGATCATTCATCTGTACAAAAGCTTGAGGCACATGTAGTATTGATTTCTAATGCTTTAGAAGGGATAACAGTACCACACAATGTCAAACTAAAGAGCTAAACATATACTATTAGCAAAATAAGcacttttatctattttgtttcaaGATCATTGGTGACTGGCCAGTGTGCTCCTCAGTTTCCAAAGTTTGTATAAAtatcataattataaaaatgtctgAGGTACTAAATTTAGGTTGGCTGTGTATGTCTTAGTacataaatactattttattgttattgcaATTATATGCCTTTTGAATCTGTTTTCCTTAATTGCAGATAGTTATAAATGCTTGCTTGATTTTTAGTTATTATTAACACCAGAGTTGTATATATTTTGGTGTTGTTTAATGTAATAGATCAAGATACTATTCTACTTGTAAGATCAATAAAAGTAATTGGATAATCAATATGAACTATAAAAGTACcaattttgtaatcttttttgagaaaacagatttattggggcacctgggtgactcagttgattgagtgtccaacttcggcttatgatctcagggtttgtgggtttgagccctgcattgggctctctgctgtccgtgtggagccactttggatcctctgtccccctctttctctgcacctgcccctctcatgcttgctcgctttctcaaaaaacaacaaaaaaacccaagatttattttcatttaaaatcaaaGTATACTGTGCTAATTGGAAGGAGTAAAATAAGCAGAAATTAGGTATTCAATATATTTAGCTTACAAGATGGCATATTTTCCTTATGACAATTACTGACTcatgatttatttaaatacacaattttatcattaaaatgagTGTCAGCTTAAAGAATAACATATTGCTGTTGACCATTAAAGAGATTATTTGGCAGCTACCTAATGGGATAGGCATGAAAATGATAAATACCAAGAGaatattgttttttcaaaatagttttcttacatttttactGGGTTTCAAAGATTACTTTTATGATATCTATGTATATTTTTGATAGAGCTCTTTTATTGAATTATGGGTTATGGATATTCAAGTTACCATCCATATTTCTAGCCTTGTGAAGCTTAACCATTATTCTAATCATCAAAAGAAACTGAATACTACTTTTATTTTACaatgaacaaagcaaatgagAACCTAATTGACTTTATTTTCCCTGAATTTGCTAGCAAGTCAAAAAGCAACAATATTGACTACCCATGGAAAGGCAAATGATGTCATAtgctcagaaaaggaaaagacaccaTGGTATGGACACAAAAGTCAAATTAATGCAATGAGTGAATTGATATTTAGTCATAACCTTCATATTGTTTATGCCAAATATTTGGTTCATTTATATTGTTATTCTCTATATATTCATATCAGAATGTTTTGCTTTTCTAACTTACCACACTTGTGGTAACCCAACACTAGATAGGGTTCCAAACCAAGTAAGGAAGTATAATTTCTAGAGTGAGGATAATAGTTTTAATTGTGTATGACATTGTGAAAATGGataggggagagaaagagaactcacTTCATGGATTAGAAGGGTAGtgcattgatgaaagaaatatcTTAGATTACTTGCATTTGAGTTGAGCCCTGGATTTTGTCTTAGGAGAGAGGAAGGACCGACATATGGGTCAAAAGCAGCAGGGTAGAGCAGGCTCTGAGGTATATGATGACAAGAACATGTGGAGCTTGAGACAAAACATACTTATGATGGGCCCTGATCTACTCTGATTCCACTAGGCAGTGTATCTCATCCAGAAAACCTCATCATAAAGCTCCTTTGGGaaggttagaattttttttttcagcattttactGTACTCATTATTTACACATTGACTCCTTGATTACAAGGTGCTGTCTTTAAATTCCCTTATTAAGAGAAACCGATAGTATGGatgaaaatataaagatgttAATGAAATGTAATGCAAAGGGTCAGGTTTCCATGCTAACAGAAATATTCACATCCATGTATATAAGTTAATTCCTAATCAATCAGATAGGTAAATTTTCAGGCATGTGGCTAGTACATATACCTTTTTGTATCATCAGATTAAGGTATCTTTTGAATTTAAGAATCTGATATTCAACAAAGTCACaaacatcaaatatatataataaaaatataatgatgatATACTTTTAGTGATTCCATTTATTAAGGTCAGTgaacaaaaaaagtaaagatttacATTGAAAAATTGATATGAACTAAAAATGATTAGTATTAAAAGCAGAGATGGCTATGTTGTAAAAATGACTGCAGATTGTGCTCATTTCTTTGCAATGTGATGTTACAGATCATCTTGTCAGAAATACCATCCTCAGAGCATGACTATAGTAGGCTCACCAGAAACCAGAGATATTAGACATCAAGTAGTGATGAAAGTCACTAGAGGTCCTTGTTAATACCTTGTTAATCCTCCAGGCAGAAGTAAGGACTATGCCCTCAAGTAAGTTAGAAGAAAGTTTTTCAACCTTGTCACTACTGATATTGTGGGCCAGGTAATTCTGGTTGTATAGATCTGCTTTGTGTGTTTgagggtgtttagcagcatccccgGCCTCTACCTACTAAATGTCAGTAGCTCCCCATCGATTCCCTGTTTTGACAACTAAAATCATCTTCAGGTATTACCAAATGTCACCTGGGGAGAAAATCATCTTTAGTTGAACACCTCTGCTCTACATTTATCCTGACAAAGCCTAAAACTAAACCCCAACAAGATCTTCAGAGGAGATAGACATTGGAGGTTGGATTCTGCCAAGTTAGAGTGCTTGGGAAATGTCTTGGATTTCTACATATCCTCCATATCAAAGCATAAAACCAAACCTACACATTTAAAGGTTATTAGCTAGTAATTGAACTGCCTACCAGAACAAGAATCAATACCCTTCAGAGAGGATAACAGAATCCAGAATCTCTGTAAGAGGTCACTGTCAATGTCCAGTacgcaattaaaaaaaattaccagacatGCAAAGATACAGGAAAATAGGATCCATAGTCAATTAGAAAAGGAGCAGTACACAGAAGCAGAATGTGATATGACTCAAATGTTGGACTTAGCAAACACTTTAAAGCAACTAAAAGATAACATATATTCACAGAATTAAAATGTAGTTTGATTGAGCCAACAGATTAGGCATCTcagtagagaaatgaaaaccataaaaaagaaccaaatggaaattcttaaACAGGAAAGTACTGTAACTAAAGTGAAAAAATTCACTGGATAGGCTTCACAGCAGATGGGAGAaggtaaaggaaagagaggagcagAACCTGAGGCTCACATGAATAATATCAACttgtttaatatatatgttataggAGTGctagaaagaaagaatttgtggaaacaaatatataattaaataccaAATTTTCCCGAATTTGATGGAAAATGTTGACTTGCAAATACAAGAAAATTGCTGAATTCAATGAAAAATACTCAGCTGCACTTAAGCATATCATGGTCAGACTGTTGAAAATAACCAGAGGAAAAAAGTCACATAACACTAAAgtgaacaataaaaatatttactgagttctcATCAGAAACAGTGCACTTCACAAGACAATGGAAATGTCTATAAAATGCTGATGgggaaaaaatcctcaaaattctATATCTGGAGAAAATACCCCTTAAAAATggagtgaaataaagacattttcctgATAGATGCAAACACAGTAATAAATTGGATCTGgcagaaatgcaaaacaaaacatgttaaaAGCATTCTTTAGACTGATAGAGGAATCGTACCATATGGAAAATCAAATCTAAAGAAAGGAATAGCTAAAAAGAGTGCCAGAAATGGCAAACAAATGGGTGGTATACAAGATTATTTTTGTTACTTCATAATTTCCTTAAAAGGCACCCAATTTTTTATAACAAAACTAATAGCAGTGTAAGGTGGACTTTATAATATACATGGAAGTAAATATATCACCACAAGAAACACAAAAGTTGGGAGTGATggataaatggaatattattgtaAGGCTAGTTAGATTTGTGGAGTATGAAGTGTGAAGAGGGGTGAGTCAAGGGTAAAGTAACAAGTGTCTACTGTGAAGTAGTACAATTTTGACTCCAAATAGACTCTGATAAGAATGCATTGTTGTCACTGGAAGaatactaaaaattaattttataaaaagctgagaaatagaaggaatagaataaaaataccaataaaaagAGCCAACAGAATGAAAAAACCGAAGAgacaagtgaaaaacaaacacaccattgcaataattacattaaatgtaaaatgttccAAATGAAGGTCGGATTGCTAGATTAGATAAGAATGCAAGACAGAAGTATATGCACCTATTAGAGATGCATTTTAAAGTTACATGTAAACTGAACGTGAAAGGATGGAAactacacagcaaaggaagccatcaacaaaatgaaaagttaacctactgactgggagaagatatttgcaaataacgtATCcaaaaaggggttaatatctaaaaaatataaagaacttatataattcaaaactgaaaaaccaatctgattacaaaatgggcagaggaattgaatgactttttttttttccaaaaaagacatacagttGGCTGACActtgaaattcaaatcaaaactgtTATGAGGTAGTACTTCACACaagtagaatggctaaaataaaaaagacaagaaataacaagtattggtaaaGATGccaagaaaagggaacacttgtgcacagttggtggaaatgtaaattggtgcagccactgggaaaaaaagtatggaggtttccccaaaaatttaaaagtagaaataccatatgatctaataattttattactgagtaaagaaaatgaaaacactaatttgaaaagatatacgcacccctatgtttacttcagcattatttacaatagtcaagatatagaagcaacccaagtatccactgatagatgaatggataaagaagatatagtatatattcagaatggagtattactcagttaTAAAAAGAGGATAATCTTCCATCTAAGACAATATGGTTGGAtctagggggtattatgctaagtgaaataagtcagagaaagtcaaataccatataatttcactccattgtagaatttaagaaaacaaacacaaaaaataagtagacacataaatacagagagcaaatggtggttgctagagggcAGGAGGTTTgagagatgggcaaaatagatgaaggtgattaaaaggtacaaacctccagttataaaattagtaagtcacagagatgaaaagtacagcataggaaatatagtcaataatattgtaggggcgcctgggtggctcaatcggttaaccgtctgacttctgctcaggtcatgatctcacggttcatgggtttgagccccgtgtggggctctgtgctgacagcttagagcccggagcctgtttcagattctgtgtctccctctctctatgcccctcccccactggtgctctgtctccgtctcaaaaataaacaaacattaaaaaaattaaaaaataataatattgtaataacgtggtgacagatggtgactacacttattgtgCTAAGCATTCAGTAACGAAAAGAGTTGTCaaaccactatgttgtacacctcaaactaatatGATACTGTATGCCAACTTCagtaataaatatacatttaaaaaggacTGAAAGTGATATACCAAGCAAATGGCATCAGATAGATAATGTGTTTATATAAATTTCAGTAAAagtagactttaagacaaagcaTTTTTCAAGAGATAAAGAAGTACATTTACAAATCACAAAAGGACCAATTCATTAGGAAGACATaatcataaatatgtatgcatctaATAACAAAGCTTCAAAGTTAATGAAGCGAAAACTgacagaacaaatggaaaaaatagttgGAGAGTTTAATACCACTTTCTGAGTATTCATGGAGGTAGACCAAAATTAGTTTGAGGATAGATCTGAGCAGACCATCAACCAATTTGAGCCAATTGACATTTGTAACACATTCTACCCAATAACTCTGGAAGGAACATTGTGTTCACATGCATATGGAATGTTCATCAAAGTAGACATAGACTAGGTCATAAaagaaatctcaataaattttcaaagattagtatattatagaatatattctatgtatattatattttataacagagccaaatcagaaatcaataactaaaatatatagaaattttccaaacatttggaaattaaataacacatgtCTAAGTATCCCATGGctcaaagacaaaattataagcaaataagaaaatattttgacttgAATAACAAAAGTACAACATATAGAAATTTATGGGATATGGCAAAGGcattagagggaaatttatagttttattttattttttattatttttattttatttttttatttttagagagtgggagagagcaagcatgcccaggggagatgggtggagggagagagaaagaatcttaagcaaactccatgttcagtgtggagtctggtacagggttcaatcccatgactctgggatcatgatctgagctgcagtcaagagttggatgctcaactgactgagccacccaggcaccccagaaatttatagctttaaatgatTGTAATAAGAGAAGGAAGGTTTAAAAATCTTAATGTACAAAGAGTAAATTAAACTCGaaataagcagaaggaaaaaataatggagtCAATACGTAAGTCCATGatttaaacacaaaaaattaacaaagctcaaaattcattcttcaaaagattaataaaactgatagCCCCCAACAGGATGAAACAAGAATTAGAGAGCTAAATATAAATTACCAAtactcccaatagtttatttttgcttttgtttcccttgcctcaggagacctatctagaaagaagttgccaCAGCTGATTTCAAAGAAGTTCCTGCCTGCgttctcttctatgatttttatcgTTTCAGGTCTCATATGTAGGTCTTTcgccattttcaatttatttttgtttatggtgtaagaaagtggtctagtttcattcttctgatgTTTCTGTCCAGTGAAAccgacaccatttgttgaagagacttttttttcttatgggatattctttcctgctttgttgaagattaattgaccatgtagctgtggattcattttttattttttttctgttctaatgatctatgtgtctatttttgtgccagtaccatactgccttgatcactaccactttgtaatataacttgaagcctggccttgtgatgcctccagctttgattttcttttttcaaggttgctttggctattcagggtcttttgtggttccatacaaattttaggactgttctagctgtgtgaaaaatgctgttggtattttgatagggattgcattaaatgtatagattgctctgggtagtatggacattttaacaatatttgtttttctaaccaatgagcatggactatctttccatttctttgtgtcatcttcaacattcttcatcagtgttttatagttttcagagcacagatctttcacctctttggttaggtgtatttctaggtatcttatagtttttggttcaattgtaaatgagattgttttcttaatttctctttctgctgcttcattattagtgtatagaaatgtaaatagcttctgcacaggaaagggaacaatcaacaaaactaaaggcaacctacagaatgggagaagatatttgcaaatgacatatttgataaagggttattatataaaatatataaagaacttataaaactcaacacccaaacaacaaataatccaattaaaaaatgggcagaagacatgaatacacttttctccaaagacaacctgcagatggtcaacagacacatgaaaagatgctcaacatcacacatcatcagggaaatgcaaatcgaaactacaatgagatatctctTTACACCTGtcaaatggctaaaaaaaaatcaacaatacaagaaacaacaggtgtttggtgaggatgtagagaaaggggaactgtcttgcagtgttggtgggcaTGCagactggtgtagccactctgggaaatagtatggaggttcttcaaaaagttaaagatagaactactctacgaaccagcaattacactactaggtatttactcaaagaacacaaaattactaattcaaagggatgcatgcacccTGCTATTGATAGttacattatctacaatagctaaaatatggaaacagccaaagtgtccatcgactgacgaatggataaagaagaaatgatagataaatagatatagatagatagatagataatggacgattactcagccataaaaaagaatgaaatcttgctatttgtaatggcatggatggagctagagagtattatgctaagcaaagtaagtcagagaaagaaaaatgacatatatgatttcactcatatgtggaattaaaaaaaatttaaaaatatttattcatctttgaaagagagagagagagagagagagagagacagagtgtgagtgggcaaggggcagagagagagagggagacacagaatctgaatcaggctccaggctctgagctgtcagcacagaatctgatgcggggctcgaacccaccaactgggagatcatgacctgagccaaagttggatgcttaaccaaatgagtcacccaggtg includes:
- the GDAP1 gene encoding ganglioside-induced differentiation-associated protein 1 isoform X3; the encoded protein is MPDKGSMYYPRVQHYRELLDSLPMDAYTHGCILHPELTVDSMIPAYATTRIRSQIGNTESELKKLAEENPDLQEAYIAKQKRLKSKLLDHDNVKYLKKILDELEKVLDQVETELQRRNEETPEEGRQPWLCGESFTLADVSLAVTLHRLKFLGFARRNWGNGKRPNLETYYERVLKRKTFNKVLGHVNNILISAVLPTAFRVAKKRAPKVLGTTLVVGLLAGMGYFAFMLFRKRLGSMILALRPRPNYF